The DNA window TCTATGAATTGCAAAAAAAGCATCAGGTTCCTTTCCTGTATGAAGCGGCAGTTTGTGGCAGTATCCCGATTATCAGAAATTTAGAAGAATATTACAATAATGACTTTCTGCAATCCATTCAAGGAATTGTAAATGGTTCTACCAATTATATTTTGACCAAAACTTTCCAAGATAATTTAAGCTACGAAGAAGCACTGAAAGAAGCCCAAGAAAAAGGCTATGCAGAAAGCAATCCTATTTTGGATACAGGTGGTTTTGATGCACGCTCTAAACTTCAAATTCTATTGACTCATTCTTTCGGAATTACCACGAAACCAGAAGAAGTTTTCAATGTAGGAATTCAGAATTTGGGAGATTTAGAAATCAAATATGCCAAAGAAAAAAATCTACAGATTAAATTATTGGCTTACGCTCAAAAAAGAAATGAAGAAGAAGTCATCGCACTTGTGATTCCGAAATTTGTAAAATCTACTGATACTTTTTCTACAGTGAGTGATGTTTTTAACGGAGTAAAAGTACAAACCGCTTTTGCCGATAAGCAATTTTTCTACGGAAGAGGAGCGGGCTCATTGCCTACTGCAAGTGCAGTTTTGTCTGATATTTCTGCGATTGCCTATGATTACAGATATGAATACAAGAAAATAGCCAACTCAGAAAATTTGAAACTGGCTCAAGATTTTCCTTTGAAAGTTTTATTTAGACATAAAGCCAAAGACAGCCAAAATTTTGAAAATTATTTTGAAGAAATCGAAGAGTTTTATGGCAATAGAGAAGATGCTTATTTCGTAGGAAGCATTCGTTTTCAGCAACTAAAAGACGTTTTCACAAAGCATCAAGATGAGGTGTCATTTGTGTTGATTGATATTTTATAATTATTAACTTGTTTTTTCCTTAAGCGTTGTTTTTCTCTGAAAAATGACGCTTTATTTTTTGTATTTTTGGCAGACAAGAAAAATATATGCAAACAACAAGCACCGTTTTAATGATAGAGCCCGTTGCATTTGGTTTTAATGCAGAAACGGCACAGAATAATTATTTTCAAGTGAATTCAGAAAATGCTGAAACACAAGGAAAAGCACTGCAAGAGTTTCAAAATTTTGCAGAAAAATTAAGAAGTCATGGCATCAATGTGATGACGATTAAAGACACGTTAGAACCTCATACCCCAGATTCTATTTTCCCTAATAATTGGATTTCTATGCACCAAGATGGAACAGTGGTTTTGTATCCAATGAGTGCCGTGAACAGAAGATGGGAACGTAGAAATGATATTTTAGAAACGCTTCAAGAGAAATTTGAGGTAAAAGAAATCATTGATTTTTCGGCGCCAGAAAAAGAAGGAAAATTTTTAGAAGGAACAGGAAGCATGATTTTCGATCATGACCACAAATTAGCGTATGGTTCTGTTTCGCTGAGGTTAGACGAAAAATTGTTCAGAGAATTTTGTGAGAAATTTGGGTATACCCCTGTTGTTTTTCATTCTTTTCAAACAGTTAATGGAGAAAGATTACCAATTTATCATACCAATGTGATGATGTGTGTAGCAGACCAATTTGTGGTGATTTGCCTAGATTGTATTGATGATGAAACCGAAAGAGTGAACGTAGTGAATACGATTTTAGAGTCAGGAAAGGAAATTATAGAAATTTCTGAAGATCAAATGCAACAATTCGCTGGGAACATGCTTCAAGTGCAAAATGAAGATGGCAAAAAGTTTTTGGTAATGAGTGAAACCGCTTACAATTCTTTAACTCCAGAGCAAATTTCAGCTATTAAAAAGTACAATGAAATTATTTATTCTAATCTAGAAACCATAGAAATAAATGGAGGAGGAAGCGCAAGATGTATGCTTGCTGAGGTTTTCTTACCGAAGAAATAAATTATTAACTGAAGCACCGAAGTTTTCGGTGCTTTTATTTTTTCCAATCTTTAAAACTCATTTCAAATTTTATTTCCTCTCCGTGGAATCCTACGTTTTTCCAGCCCTGTTTTTTGTAAAATAGTTCTGCTCTAGAATTTGTTTCTGTTGAAAGCCAAATGGTTTTTTGGGTTTTGCTAAAATATTCGTCAAGTATTAATTGATGAAGTTTTTTGCCAATACCTTTTCCTTTGTATTCGGGTAGAAGAAATAGCGCCCAAACATTATTTTCTATAAAATCTACAATAGAAAATCCAACAATTGTATCATCAATTTCGCACACGAAACCAGTTCCTCTTTTGGTGATAAACTCTTCTACCAATTCATTAGGAATTAAGTTAGGATTAGAAAGTTGATTTTCTTTTACAGAATTTCTCACTACTTGTATCATAGTAATATCTTTAATGGTTGCTTTTCTGTATATCATGTTGTAAAAATAAAAAAAACCACGAACAAAATTTTGCTCGTGATTTCTTTAATTAAAATTTAGTTTAATATGATGGGTTTTTGTGAGATTAATTTCCTGTTCTGTTTTTGATTTCATCTGCTGCACCATCTATGTTTCTGGCTTTTTTCAGCTTTTTGTTTCCAAAATTATAGGTAATAGAGAGGTTAAATCTTCTGTTGTATTGGTTTT is part of the Cloacibacterium normanense genome and encodes:
- a CDS encoding GNAT family N-acetyltransferase; translation: MIYRKATIKDITMIQVVRNSVKENQLSNPNLIPNELVEEFITKRGTGFVCEIDDTIVGFSIVDFIENNVWALFLLPEYKGKGIGKKLHQLILDEYFSKTQKTIWLSTETNSRAELFYKKQGWKNVGFHGEEIKFEMSFKDWKK
- a CDS encoding homoserine dehydrogenase → MSKKLTIGLFGYGVVGTGLYDVLHKSKTVDATIKKIVVKHKDKPRNISSEHFHYDKNEILQDEEINLVVELIDDADAAFEIVKTALEKGKAVVSANKKMIAEHFEELYELQKKHQVPFLYEAAVCGSIPIIRNLEEYYNNDFLQSIQGIVNGSTNYILTKTFQDNLSYEEALKEAQEKGYAESNPILDTGGFDARSKLQILLTHSFGITTKPEEVFNVGIQNLGDLEIKYAKEKNLQIKLLAYAQKRNEEEVIALVIPKFVKSTDTFSTVSDVFNGVKVQTAFADKQFFYGRGAGSLPTASAVLSDISAIAYDYRYEYKKIANSENLKLAQDFPLKVLFRHKAKDSQNFENYFEEIEEFYGNREDAYFVGSIRFQQLKDVFTKHQDEVSFVLIDIL
- the ctlX gene encoding citrulline utilization hydrolase CtlX, which codes for MQTTSTVLMIEPVAFGFNAETAQNNYFQVNSENAETQGKALQEFQNFAEKLRSHGINVMTIKDTLEPHTPDSIFPNNWISMHQDGTVVLYPMSAVNRRWERRNDILETLQEKFEVKEIIDFSAPEKEGKFLEGTGSMIFDHDHKLAYGSVSLRLDEKLFREFCEKFGYTPVVFHSFQTVNGERLPIYHTNVMMCVADQFVVICLDCIDDETERVNVVNTILESGKEIIEISEDQMQQFAGNMLQVQNEDGKKFLVMSETAYNSLTPEQISAIKKYNEIIYSNLETIEINGGGSARCMLAEVFLPKK